From Dasypus novemcinctus isolate mDasNov1 chromosome 19, mDasNov1.1.hap2, whole genome shotgun sequence, a single genomic window includes:
- the NRTN gene encoding neurturin isoform X3, with protein MQRWKAAAWASVLCSSLLSVWICRDALPLGHLGPARAPLRRPPRTLDARIARLAQYRALLQGAPDAVELRELTPWAGRPPGPRRRTGPRRRRARARSGARPCGLRELEVRVSELGLGYASDETVLFRYCAGACEAAARVYDLGLLRLRQRRRVRRERVRARPCCRPTAYEDEVSFLDAHSRYHTVRELSARECACV; from the exons ATGCAGCGCTGGAAGGCGGCGGCCTGGGCCTCGGTGCTCTGCAGCTCCCTGCTCTCCGTCTGGATCTGCCGGGACGCCCTGCCCCTCGGCCACCTGGGACCCGCCCGCGCCCCCCTGCGCCGGCCGCCGCGCACCCTGGACGCCCGGATCGCCCGCCTGGCCCAGT ACCGTGCCCTGCTGCAAGGCGCCCCGGACGCGGTGGAGCTGCGCGAGCTGACGCCCTGGGCCGGCCGGCCCCCGGGTCCGCGCCGTCGGACGGGTCCCCGGCGgcggcgcgcgcgcgcgcgctcGGGCGCGCGGCCCTGCGGGCTGCGCGAGCTCGAGGTGCGCGTGAGCGAGCTGGGCCTGGGCTACGCGTCGGACGAGACGGTGCTGTTCCGCTACTGCGCAGGCGCCTGCGAGGCGGCCGCGCGCGTCTACGACTTGGGGCTGCTGCGCCTGCGCCAGCGGCGGCGCGTGCGGCGGGAGCGCGTGCGCGCGCGGCCCTGCTGCCGCCCGACGGCCTACGAGGACGAGGTGTCCTTCCTGGACGCGCACAGCCGCTACCACACGGTACGCGAGCTGTCGGCGCGCGAGTGCGCCTGCGTGTGA
- the LOC101445841 gene encoding 3-galactosyl-N-acetylglucosaminide 4-alpha-L-fucosyltransferase FUT3-like yields the protein MDPADWAKRQCPWRHLLLGLLFQLLLALSFFSYLRVHRDVPAAFSKGSAGPAAPCPAAAGPPGPPPLVVLLWTRPFNIRVAPSLCPETRPGAATCLLTANRSAYARADAVIVHHHDIRHRPRALLPPAPRPPGQRWLWLSMESPSNCPHLEALDGYFNLTMTYRRDSDVFTPYGWLEPAPGWPADALARLSAKTRLVAWVVSNWRPSSDRVSYFQELRRHLPVHVYGRFHAPLPRAAMMAELARYKFYLAFENSLHRDYITEKLWRNALQAWAVPVVLGPGRDSYERFLPPDAFIHVADFASAEALAWHLRALDRNRTAYLRHFRWRETLRPRTFSWARAFCKACWRLRQESSYQVVPSIAAWFT from the coding sequence ATGGATCCAGCTGACTGGGCCAAGCGCCAGTGCCCGTGGCGCCACCTCCTCCTCGGGCTCTTATTCCAGCTGCTTTTGGCTCTGTCCTTCTTCTCCTACCTGAGGGTGCACCGAGACGTCCCCGCGGCGTTCTCCAAGGGGTCGGCGGGGCCGGCAGCCCCCTGCCCGGCTGCCGCggggccccccggccccccgcccctggtGGTCCTGCTGTGGACGAGGCCGTTCAACATCCGCGTGGCCCCGTCCCTCTGCCCCGAGACGCGCCCGGGCGCGGCCACCTGCCTGCTGACCGCCAACCGCAGCGCGTACGCGCGGGCGGACGCGGTCATCGTGCACCACCACGACATCAGGCACCGGCCGCGGGCCCTGCTGCCGCCCGCGCCGCGGCCGCCGGGCCAGCGCTGGCTCTGGCTCAGCATGGAGTCGCCCAGCAACTGCCCCCACCTGGAGGCCCTGGACGGCTACTTCAACCTGACCATGACCTACCGCCGCGACTCGGACGTCTTCACGCCCTACGGCTGGCTGGAGCCGGCGCCCGGGTGGCCGGCCGACGCGCTGGCCCGCCTCTCGGCCAAGACCAGGCTGGTGGCCTGGGTGGTGTCCAACTGGAGGCCCAGCTCGGACCGCGTGAGCTACTTCCAGGAGCTGCGGCGGCACCTGCCGGTGCACGTGTACGGGCGCTTCCACGCGCCGCTGCCCCGGGCGGCCATGATGGCGGAGCTGGCCCGCTACAAGTTCTACCTGGCCTTCGAGAACTCTCTCCACCGCGACTACATCACCGAGAAGCTGTGGCGCAACGCCCTGCAGGCCTGGGCCGTGCCCGTCGTGCTGGGGCCGGGCAGGGACAGCTACGAGCGCTTCCTGCCGCCCGACGCCTTCATCCACGTCGCCGACTTCGCGAGCGCCGAGGCCCTGGCGTGGCACCTGCGGGCGCTGGACCGCAACCGGACGGCCTACCTGCGCCACTTCCGCTGGCGGGAGACGCTCAGGCCGCGCACCTTCTCCTGGGCGCGCGCTTTCTGCAAGGCCTGCTGGAGGCTGCGGCAGGAGTCCTCCTACCAGGTGGTGCCCAGCATAGCCGCCTGGTTCACCTGA
- the NRTN gene encoding neurturin isoform X2 — protein sequence MATASGRGTLSPWVGQAHSEPPVGTGTPTPPPPQGDRCSLPIGSPGAHCLDSQVLQPWGPALSSGFPFRITSRLPPAQELGALSLQFHHQRCLPAPPRSDRALLQGAPDAVELRELTPWAGRPPGPRRRTGPRRRRARARSGARPCGLRELEVRVSELGLGYASDETVLFRYCAGACEAAARVYDLGLLRLRQRRRVRRERVRARPCCRPTAYEDEVSFLDAHSRYHTVRELSARECACV from the exons ATGGCAACTGCAAGTGGCAGGGGCACGCTCAGCCCCTGGGTGGGTCAGGCTCATTCCGAGCCCCCAGTGGGGACAggtacccccaccccacccccaccccagggcgaCAGATGTTCCCTCCCCATCGGGTCTCCAGGAGCTCATTGTCTCGACAGCCAGGTGCTCCAGCCTTGGGGCCCAGCGCTAAGCTCAGGATTTCCTTTCCGCATCACGAGCCGCCTGCCACCTGCCCAGGAGCTGGGAGCCCTTAGCCTGCAGTTCCACCATCAGCGCTGCCTGCCAGCCCCACCCCGGTCTG ACCGTGCCCTGCTGCAAGGCGCCCCGGACGCGGTGGAGCTGCGCGAGCTGACGCCCTGGGCCGGCCGGCCCCCGGGTCCGCGCCGTCGGACGGGTCCCCGGCGgcggcgcgcgcgcgcgcgctcGGGCGCGCGGCCCTGCGGGCTGCGCGAGCTCGAGGTGCGCGTGAGCGAGCTGGGCCTGGGCTACGCGTCGGACGAGACGGTGCTGTTCCGCTACTGCGCAGGCGCCTGCGAGGCGGCCGCGCGCGTCTACGACTTGGGGCTGCTGCGCCTGCGCCAGCGGCGGCGCGTGCGGCGGGAGCGCGTGCGCGCGCGGCCCTGCTGCCGCCCGACGGCCTACGAGGACGAGGTGTCCTTCCTGGACGCGCACAGCCGCTACCACACGGTACGCGAGCTGTCGGCGCGCGAGTGCGCCTGCGTGTGA
- the NRTN gene encoding neurturin isoform X1: MPFPVPGTLSQILFSPGFWKCHLLGEVLLDCPPPKQCPVSVASPCLFSFCLPRMQRWKAAAWASVLCSSLLSVWICRDALPLGHLGPARAPLRRPPRTLDARIARLAQYRALLQGAPDAVELRELTPWAGRPPGPRRRTGPRRRRARARSGARPCGLRELEVRVSELGLGYASDETVLFRYCAGACEAAARVYDLGLLRLRQRRRVRRERVRARPCCRPTAYEDEVSFLDAHSRYHTVRELSARECACV, translated from the exons ATGCCGTTTCCTGTGCCTGGAACACTCTCCCAGATCTTGTTCTCTCCCGGGTTCTGGAAGTGTCACCTCCTCGGAGAAGTCCTCCTTGACTGCCCGCCCCCAAAGCAGTGCCCGGTCTCTGTCGCTTCaccttgcttgttttctttctgttt GCCGAGAATGCAGCGCTGGAAGGCGGCGGCCTGGGCCTCGGTGCTCTGCAGCTCCCTGCTCTCCGTCTGGATCTGCCGGGACGCCCTGCCCCTCGGCCACCTGGGACCCGCCCGCGCCCCCCTGCGCCGGCCGCCGCGCACCCTGGACGCCCGGATCGCCCGCCTGGCCCAGT ACCGTGCCCTGCTGCAAGGCGCCCCGGACGCGGTGGAGCTGCGCGAGCTGACGCCCTGGGCCGGCCGGCCCCCGGGTCCGCGCCGTCGGACGGGTCCCCGGCGgcggcgcgcgcgcgcgcgctcGGGCGCGCGGCCCTGCGGGCTGCGCGAGCTCGAGGTGCGCGTGAGCGAGCTGGGCCTGGGCTACGCGTCGGACGAGACGGTGCTGTTCCGCTACTGCGCAGGCGCCTGCGAGGCGGCCGCGCGCGTCTACGACTTGGGGCTGCTGCGCCTGCGCCAGCGGCGGCGCGTGCGGCGGGAGCGCGTGCGCGCGCGGCCCTGCTGCCGCCCGACGGCCTACGAGGACGAGGTGTCCTTCCTGGACGCGCACAGCCGCTACCACACGGTACGCGAGCTGTCGGCGCGCGAGTGCGCCTGCGTGTGA